The region TGATTTTGATTATGAAAAATATCCTGCACTAACTGAGCATCCTTTTAAAGGTGCTGAAATACTAAAAGAAAAAGGGTTTGAAGATAATTTTATAAAATCAATTCTATCTCATGCCGACTATAGCGGTGAATTAAGAGATACTTTGTTAAAAAAAGTGCTTTATGCCTGTGATGAATTAGCCGGATTTATTACAGCAGTTACTTATGTGCGACCTTCCAAATCTATTGATGAGGTTGAAGTATCTTCGGTTAGAAAAAAAATGAAGGATAAAGCGTTTGCAAAAGCAGTAAATCGTGAAGATATTATTAAAGGTGCTGAAATCCTGAATATTCCTTTGGAAGAGCATATTTTGTTCTGTATTGAGGCGATGAAGAAAAACAAAGTAGCATTAGGTTTATAGTTACTTTTCTGAAATAGATGAAAAATTATGGAATATGTTCAGTGCTTTACTATTGTCAGATTATTTTAGAATATGTTAATTATTAACCGGAATTTACAAAACACAACTAATTTAAAGACTTGACTATTTGATAATTAGATACCATTTTTGCTCAAAAATTCGGAGAAACTTTAGAGATTTTTGCTACAATACTGATAAAACCATATTAGATTTATTCTTATTATAAAAATTCTATGTAAATGAAAAGCAAGATCTCGATAATTCTGTTTCTCATCACCACATCTTTTATATATCCTCAGAGTGATGTTAGAATACTTAGTTCAGATTTTAATTCTGTAATTATTGAGTATTCTCCATTTTACATTGATACTTCGATAGTTTCAGTTGAAGGGCAGCAATACAGAAAGACAGAATTTCTTTTTGCTTCGATTAAAAATAATGATCACTGGGGTTCACCGATGATTTTGGAACGTAGGCTAAGTGTCGGCGTTCCATCAGAATTTGGGAATACAATTGAAATTATTTCTTTTGCATATAAAGAATTAGCCGGAAGTCTAATTCCTGTTCCTACTCCGGTTTTTGATACTCTTTCGATTTCATATCAGTATAAACAAAGCTCAGATTATTTGACTTTCAGATCTCCCGAAGAGATTGTTGAATTTGGTGAATTTGGAATGGTAAGGGAAATTGCTTCACAAACAATTAAAATTAATCCGGTAAGATTCGAACCATTGGATAGAAAGATAAGACTTTATACTAAAATTCTTTTCAGAATAAATTTTTCAAAGAATGCGGTCATCTCTTCGATACCTGCAGGGGATTTTCTGGATGGTGTGATTCTTAATTATGATGTTGCAAAGTACTGGAATCATAGCGTAACAGATAAACACCTTAATAAAAAGGTAACAGCAAATTCGGTTTTATCTACTGGTAAATGGATAAGATTTGAAACAGAAACCGAAGGAATCTATAAAATAGGTAAGTCAGAGTTATCTTTATATGGAATTGATGTCAATACTGTTGATCCGCGTACTATAAAAATCTATAACAACTCCGGGAAAGCACTACCTGAATTAAATTCAGCTCTGAGACCAGATGATTTAAATGAAAATGCAATTCTTGTTGTTGGTGAAGAAGATGGAAGGTTTGATGACAACGATTATATCCTGTTCTATGGAAGAGGAAATAGTTTTTGGGATATTGATTCAGATAATATTTCAGTTAAGAGATTTTTCAATCCATATTCCGCAAAAAATTATTTCTGGATAACATCAGGCGGACAAAATGGAAAACGTATGCAGATCAAAACAGGTTTGATTGGAACTGCAAACTACACTCAGACAAATACTGTTGCTTTTGCTGATTGGGAAATTGATAGAATAAATATAGGAAAGACCGGGCGTCAGTCTTTAGGTGATAATTTTTCTGCTTCAATTGTATCCCGTTCTTACACAAACAATCTTAATGGAAGAATTGATACCACTCAGATAAAATACAATTTCAGATTTGTTGTTGCTGCTCCTTCAGCTATGAATGTTAATATTACTGAAAACGGGACTTCTATATTTCAACAGAATCTTGCCGGCTACAGCGGAGATTACAGAGTTGGTAATCAGCATTTAATTAATGCAGTCTTCAACAATCCGCTGTCTCAGAACAGAAGTGTTTTAACCATAACTGCTAATCCGTCAACAGTATCAACAATATTATATCTGGATTATTTTACTATTGAATACCAAAAAGAATTACAAGCATTCTCAGACAAACTGTTATTTTTTTCCAAATTAAATACCGGAATAACCGAGTATAAACTGAATGGATTCACATCTTCCAACATAAAAGTATTTGATATAACTGATTATGCAAATGTTAAACTGGTAAATAACTATTCAATGTTAAGCGGCGGAGAGTGCTGGTTTCAATTTGAAGAATCAGCATCAGCAAGAACAAAATATTTTGCTTTGGGTAATGATAACTTTAATGCTCCGATTAATCCTATTGAAATTCAGAACTCTAATCTTCGCGGCGAAGAAATTGGTGCAAAGTTTATAATTATTACACACAAAGATTTCAAAGAGGCAGCTAACATACTAAAGAACTATCGTGAAACTAAGGCGCAAGTGCCAATATCAACTTATGTTGCTGATATAGAACAAATATATAACGAGTTTTCCGGAGGATTACTTGATCCGACAGCCCTCAGGGATTATCTGAAGTTTGCTTATGAAAATTGGCAGATTAAACCAGAATATGTTCTGCTTTTTGGAAAAGGGACTTATGATTACAAGAACCTTGAAGGTTATTCCGACAACTTCGTTCCAACCTGGCAGACGGTTGAATCGAATATCTATATAAATGGCGGTAATTCATTTACCACTGATGATTATTTTGTCCGGATAGTAGGTATTGATGACAAAGTTGATTTAGCATTAGGAAGAATAACTTGTGCCACTCCTGCAGAAGCTAATATTTTTGTAAATAAAATAATTAACTACGAACAAAATAGTGAAAAAGGTCTTTGGCGAAATTTAATTACTTTAGTAGCCGATGATGGATTAAAATCTGATGGAACTTACGAAGGGTCTGAACATACCGATCCTTGCGAAAAACTGGCAAACATCTACTTTCCAGGCTCATTTAACTTTAACAAAATTTACAGTGCTGCTTATCCTGATGTTATTACCGGGCAGGGCAGAAGAAAACCCGAAGTTAACAAAGCAATAATAGATGCAATAAATAATGGAACATTATTTCTTAATTATATCGGACATGGAAGTCCTGAACTTTGGGCTCACGAGGTTATTTTTGAAAAGAGTGTTGTCTTACCTCAGCTTAACAATGATAAATATTTCTTTTTAAGTGCAGCCACTTGCGATTTTGGATATTTTGATATTCCAAATTATAAAAGTTCAGCAGAAGCATTGTTATTCTTGCCTAACTCAGGCGCAATCGCTACATATACTGCAAACAGAGTTGTCTTTTCTACCCCAAATCACAATTTGAACTTTCTATTTGTTCAGTATTTGTTCAAATCACAAAGGGATACATTAAACCTTTCTATTCCAATTGGTAAAGCCTCACTAAAATATAAAGAGGATCATTTTACTATAAATGATATGAAGTATAATATTTTTGGAGATCCAACTTTAAGATTACACATACCTCAGTATTTTTCATCAATTGATTCAGTCAATGGGCAAAATCTTGCAGTTGACGTGCAGATACAAGCCTTAAGCAAAGCAGTAATAAAAGGGACGATATTAAAACCAGATAACACTCCCTGGTCAGATTTTAATGGTGAAGGAACCTTAACTGTTTTCGACTCAGAAAGGCGCGCATTACTTTCTCAAATAGGAAATTATCCGGTTAACATTCCCGGGGGAGTAATCTTTAATGGCAGAGTTTCGGTAATTAATGGGAAGTTTTCAGCGGAGTTTGTTGTTCCAAAAGATATTTCTTATGAGAATAAAAACGGCAAGGTAATTTTCTATTTTCTCAATAATGAATCAGATGGATTGGGTTATACAAATAAAGTAATTATAGGCGGTACTGATTCGTCTGTTGTTAATGATGGGAAAGGACCAAATATTGATATTTACTTCGATGATATCTCTGCTAATAATGGATATTTAGTAAACCAAAATCCTAAACTAATTGTTAATCTTAGTGATGAGACCGGATTAAATACTACCGGCACCGGTGTTGGGCATAAGTTAGAAGGAATTTTGAACAATGATAACACAAATCCAATTGATTTTACTAATTATTTTACAGGGGATTTAGATGCTGGAGGAAAATCAGGTACGATAAATTACAGATTTTCTTCAATAATGAACGGTGATTACCAATTGCTTGTTAAAGCCTGGGATGTATTTAATAATCTATCAGAGGAAGAAGCCTACTTTTCAGTAGTTGACGGAAATGATCTGATTGTTAGGGATGTTTATAACTATCCAAATCCGTTCAGCGATAGAACGCAGTTTACATTTCAGCAGAATCTTTTACAGCCAATTGATGTTAAGATCAAAGTATATTCAATAGCAGGAAGACTTATTAGTGAAATTGAAAAAAATAGTATAAATGACAGGTTTGTTGTTATTGATTGGGATGGCAGGGATGCCGATGGTGATAAACTTGGCAATGGTACTTATTTTTACAAAATAATAATTAAATCAACTGACGGTTCATTTACAAAAAGTGTGCTTGGTAAGCTATCGGTTGTTAAATAGCAGAACATAATTTTTTGTGTTTCGTTAGACAATAAATAACTATATTTATAAACTAAAATAAATTGTAAATAATATATACTCAATTATTTCGGAGGATAACTAATGAAAATAATTCTCAGACTTACGATGATCAGCTTGTTGATGTTAAACTTTGTCAAGGTTTCGTATGCACAAGGTGAAGCTGCTGTTCCGTTTTTATTACTTGCTCCTGATTCCCGTGCCGGCGGTATCGGAGAATCCGGCGGAGGTCTGGCAGATAACTCATCCGCTATTTTCTGGAATCCTGCAGGAATTGCATTTCTTACCGGAACAGAAGTTAGTATTACACATAGTAACTGGCTGCCTCAGTTTAAACTTGATC is a window of Ignavibacterium sp. DNA encoding:
- a CDS encoding HDIG domain-containing protein; protein product: MDIHTNRDYCLSLLKEFTKGESLLKHAFAVETCVKAYAEKFGEDVNYWGNVALLHDFDYEKYPALTEHPFKGAEILKEKGFEDNFIKSILSHADYSGELRDTLLKKVLYACDELAGFITAVTYVRPSKSIDEVEVSSVRKKMKDKAFAKAVNREDIIKGAEILNIPLEEHILFCIEAMKKNKVALGL
- the porU gene encoding type IX secretion system sortase PorU, whose amino-acid sequence is MKSKISIILFLITTSFIYPQSDVRILSSDFNSVIIEYSPFYIDTSIVSVEGQQYRKTEFLFASIKNNDHWGSPMILERRLSVGVPSEFGNTIEIISFAYKELAGSLIPVPTPVFDTLSISYQYKQSSDYLTFRSPEEIVEFGEFGMVREIASQTIKINPVRFEPLDRKIRLYTKILFRINFSKNAVISSIPAGDFLDGVILNYDVAKYWNHSVTDKHLNKKVTANSVLSTGKWIRFETETEGIYKIGKSELSLYGIDVNTVDPRTIKIYNNSGKALPELNSALRPDDLNENAILVVGEEDGRFDDNDYILFYGRGNSFWDIDSDNISVKRFFNPYSAKNYFWITSGGQNGKRMQIKTGLIGTANYTQTNTVAFADWEIDRINIGKTGRQSLGDNFSASIVSRSYTNNLNGRIDTTQIKYNFRFVVAAPSAMNVNITENGTSIFQQNLAGYSGDYRVGNQHLINAVFNNPLSQNRSVLTITANPSTVSTILYLDYFTIEYQKELQAFSDKLLFFSKLNTGITEYKLNGFTSSNIKVFDITDYANVKLVNNYSMLSGGECWFQFEESASARTKYFALGNDNFNAPINPIEIQNSNLRGEEIGAKFIIITHKDFKEAANILKNYRETKAQVPISTYVADIEQIYNEFSGGLLDPTALRDYLKFAYENWQIKPEYVLLFGKGTYDYKNLEGYSDNFVPTWQTVESNIYINGGNSFTTDDYFVRIVGIDDKVDLALGRITCATPAEANIFVNKIINYEQNSEKGLWRNLITLVADDGLKSDGTYEGSEHTDPCEKLANIYFPGSFNFNKIYSAAYPDVITGQGRRKPEVNKAIIDAINNGTLFLNYIGHGSPELWAHEVIFEKSVVLPQLNNDKYFFLSAATCDFGYFDIPNYKSSAEALLFLPNSGAIATYTANRVVFSTPNHNLNFLFVQYLFKSQRDTLNLSIPIGKASLKYKEDHFTINDMKYNIFGDPTLRLHIPQYFSSIDSVNGQNLAVDVQIQALSKAVIKGTILKPDNTPWSDFNGEGTLTVFDSERRALLSQIGNYPVNIPGGVIFNGRVSVINGKFSAEFVVPKDISYENKNGKVIFYFLNNESDGLGYTNKVIIGGTDSSVVNDGKGPNIDIYFDDISANNGYLVNQNPKLIVNLSDETGLNTTGTGVGHKLEGILNNDNTNPIDFTNYFTGDLDAGGKSGTINYRFSSIMNGDYQLLVKAWDVFNNLSEEEAYFSVVDGNDLIVRDVYNYPNPFSDRTQFTFQQNLLQPIDVKIKVYSIAGRLISEIEKNSINDRFVVIDWDGRDADGDKLGNGTYFYKIIIKSTDGSFTKSVLGKLSVVK